A stretch of the Macaca thibetana thibetana isolate TM-01 chromosome X, ASM2454274v1, whole genome shotgun sequence genome encodes the following:
- the STK26 gene encoding serine/threonine-protein kinase 26 isoform X1, whose product MAHSPVAVQVPGMQNNIADPEELFTKLERIGKGSFGEVFKGIDNRTQQVVAIKIIDLEEAEDEIEDIQQEITVLSQCDSSYVTKYYGSYLKGSKLWIIMEYLGGGSALDLLRAGPFDEFQIATMLKEILKGLDYLHSEKKIHRDIKAANVLLSEQGDVKLADFGVAGQLTDTQIKRNTFVGTPFWMAPEVIQQSAYDSKADIWSLGITAIELAKGEPPNSDMHPMRVLFLIPKNNPPTLVGDFTKSFKEFIDACLNKDPSFRPTAKELLKHKFIVKNSKKTSYLTELIDRFKRWKAEGHSDDESDSEGSDSESTSRENNTHPEWSFTTVRKKPDPKKVQNGAEQDLVQTLSCLSMIITPAFAELKQQDENNASRNQAIEELEKSIAVAEAACPGITDKMVKKLIEKFQKCSADESP is encoded by the exons AATAACATAGCTGATCCAGAAGAACTGTTCACAAAATTAGAGCGCATTGGGAAAGGCTCATTTGGGGAAGTTTTCAAAGGAATTGATAACCGTACCCAGCAAGTCGTTGCTATTAAAATCATAGACCTTGAGGAAGCCGAAGATGAAATAGAAGACATTCAGCAAGAAATAACTGTCTTGAGTCAATGTGACAGCTCATATGTGACAAAATACTATGGGTCATATTTAAAG GGGTCTAAATTATGGATAATAATGGAATACCTGGGCGGTGGTTCAGCACTGGATCtt CTTCGAGCTGGTCCATTTGATGAGTTCCAGATTGCTACCAtgctaaaggaaattttaaaaggtcTGGACTATCtgcattcagaaaagaaaattcaccGAGACATAAAAG ctGCCAATGTCTTGCTCTCAGAACAAGGAGATGTTAAACTTGCTGACTTTGGAGTTGCTGGTCAGCTGACGGATACACAGATTAAAAGAAATACCTTTGTGGGAACTCCATTTTGGATGGCTCCTGAAGTTATTCAACAGTCAGCTTATGACTCAAAA GCTGACATTTGGTCGTTGGGAATTACTGCTATTGAACTAGCCAAAGGAGAGCCACCTAACTCCGATATGCATCCAATGAGAGTTCTGTTTCTTATTCCCAAAAACAATCCTCCAACTCTTGTTGGAGACTTTACTAAGTCTTTTAAGGAGTTTATTGATGCTTGCCTGAACAAAGATCCATCATTT CGCCCTACAGCAAAAGAACTTCTGAAACACAAATTCATtgtaaaaaattcaaagaagacTTCTTATCTGACTGAACTGATAGATCGTTTTAAGAGATGGAAGGCAGAAGGACACAGTGATGATGAATCTGATTCCGAGGGCTCTGATTC GGAATCTACCAGCAGGGAAAACAATACTCATCCTGAATGGAGCTTTACCACCGTACGAAAGAAGCCTGATCCAAAGAAAGTACAGAATGGGGCA GAGCAAGATCTTGTGCAAACCCTGAGCTGTTTGTCTATGATAATCACACCTGCATTTGCTGAA CTTAAACAGCAGGACGAGAATAATGCTAGCAGGAATCAGGCGATTGAAGAACTCGAGAAAAGTATTGCTGTGGCTGAAGCCGCCTGTCCCGGCATCACAGATAAAATGGTGAAGAAGCtaattgaaaaatttcaaaa gtGTTCAGCAGACGAATCCCCCTAA
- the STK26 gene encoding serine/threonine-protein kinase 26 isoform X2 yields MEYLGGGSALDLLRAGPFDEFQIATMLKEILKGLDYLHSEKKIHRDIKAANVLLSEQGDVKLADFGVAGQLTDTQIKRNTFVGTPFWMAPEVIQQSAYDSKADIWSLGITAIELAKGEPPNSDMHPMRVLFLIPKNNPPTLVGDFTKSFKEFIDACLNKDPSFRPTAKELLKHKFIVKNSKKTSYLTELIDRFKRWKAEGHSDDESDSEGSDSESTSRENNTHPEWSFTTVRKKPDPKKVQNGAEQDLVQTLSCLSMIITPAFAELKQQDENNASRNQAIEELEKSIAVAEAACPGITDKMVKKLIEKFQKCSADESP; encoded by the exons ATGGAATACCTGGGCGGTGGTTCAGCACTGGATCtt CTTCGAGCTGGTCCATTTGATGAGTTCCAGATTGCTACCAtgctaaaggaaattttaaaaggtcTGGACTATCtgcattcagaaaagaaaattcaccGAGACATAAAAG ctGCCAATGTCTTGCTCTCAGAACAAGGAGATGTTAAACTTGCTGACTTTGGAGTTGCTGGTCAGCTGACGGATACACAGATTAAAAGAAATACCTTTGTGGGAACTCCATTTTGGATGGCTCCTGAAGTTATTCAACAGTCAGCTTATGACTCAAAA GCTGACATTTGGTCGTTGGGAATTACTGCTATTGAACTAGCCAAAGGAGAGCCACCTAACTCCGATATGCATCCAATGAGAGTTCTGTTTCTTATTCCCAAAAACAATCCTCCAACTCTTGTTGGAGACTTTACTAAGTCTTTTAAGGAGTTTATTGATGCTTGCCTGAACAAAGATCCATCATTT CGCCCTACAGCAAAAGAACTTCTGAAACACAAATTCATtgtaaaaaattcaaagaagacTTCTTATCTGACTGAACTGATAGATCGTTTTAAGAGATGGAAGGCAGAAGGACACAGTGATGATGAATCTGATTCCGAGGGCTCTGATTC GGAATCTACCAGCAGGGAAAACAATACTCATCCTGAATGGAGCTTTACCACCGTACGAAAGAAGCCTGATCCAAAGAAAGTACAGAATGGGGCA GAGCAAGATCTTGTGCAAACCCTGAGCTGTTTGTCTATGATAATCACACCTGCATTTGCTGAA CTTAAACAGCAGGACGAGAATAATGCTAGCAGGAATCAGGCGATTGAAGAACTCGAGAAAAGTATTGCTGTGGCTGAAGCCGCCTGTCCCGGCATCACAGATAAAATGGTGAAGAAGCtaattgaaaaatttcaaaa gtGTTCAGCAGACGAATCCCCCTAA